The Chitinophaga flava genome has a segment encoding these proteins:
- a CDS encoding PCMD domain-containing protein, with product MAAVIGLLQACIKDAPVNPEADIETFAVDKEQLTGDVFIDHANGTILLYLTPDAYKQGIAPAITLSGGATVTPASGDSIHFDSTHVNQYVVTAADGIHQKTYKVEAIDNGIWKWDFEKWMLNPKDKYQYAINDDSTLVWSSGNPGIAMAGVPKDPKEYPLRATTDAYHGQYAAEMVTRKGTALSGIMGIKLFAGSLFLGVFESKNALTQPLKATQFGQPYRGEPVRFTGYYKYQPGASYQDKSGTIIPGMTDSCSIYAILYTGTSRLDATNIQTSDRIVAKAILPDGSARAQWTRFDIPFVITRKISHSEKMMMAIVASSSKDGDSYKGAIGSRLVLDSIQIVHQ from the coding sequence ATGGCAGCTGTTATCGGTTTATTACAGGCCTGTATAAAAGACGCACCTGTAAATCCCGAAGCTGACATCGAAACCTTTGCCGTTGACAAAGAACAACTGACTGGAGATGTGTTTATTGACCATGCTAACGGAACCATTCTACTGTATCTGACACCCGACGCTTACAAACAAGGGATAGCCCCTGCAATCACCCTTTCCGGCGGCGCTACCGTTACACCCGCATCCGGTGACTCTATCCACTTTGACAGTACCCACGTCAATCAATATGTGGTGACGGCTGCCGATGGCATCCATCAAAAAACCTACAAGGTGGAAGCTATCGATAACGGTATTTGGAAATGGGACTTTGAAAAGTGGATGCTGAATCCTAAAGACAAATACCAATATGCAATCAATGACGATAGCACCCTGGTATGGTCTTCCGGAAACCCTGGTATTGCTATGGCTGGTGTCCCTAAAGACCCGAAAGAGTATCCGCTTAGAGCTACTACCGATGCCTATCACGGACAATATGCCGCCGAAATGGTGACCCGCAAAGGAACTGCCCTGTCTGGCATTATGGGTATCAAACTGTTTGCCGGCTCTCTTTTCCTGGGTGTATTTGAAAGCAAGAATGCGCTCACTCAGCCCCTGAAAGCTACCCAGTTTGGACAGCCATACCGCGGCGAACCAGTGCGCTTTACCGGATACTACAAATACCAGCCCGGCGCCAGTTATCAGGACAAGTCTGGTACCATTATACCAGGCATGACCGACTCCTGCTCTATCTACGCTATCCTGTATACCGGAACGTCCCGATTGGATGCTACCAATATACAGACCTCAGACAGGATCGTAGCAAAAGCAATTTTACCGGATGGCTCTGCACGTGCCCAGTGGACCCGCTTTGATATCCCGTTCGTCATCACCCGGAAAATAAGCCACTCAGAAAAAATGATGATGGCTATCGTGGCTTCCTCCAGTAAAGATGGAGACAGCTACAAGGGCGCTATCGGCAGCCGCCTCGTACTGGATAGCATCCAAATCGTTCACCAATAA
- a CDS encoding porin family protein — protein sequence MNIKFKGLLAVMLLAAGQLFAQENNNNNKNTPTFTPGLEHRILAGFNFGATAPVGLPNTIRRINSFRPEFSPSLGYELSYRITSKWGASLAVKLDYKGMATKDEVLYFPTIITTEDGGSFSGNFSGKNKTIVRNAYVAFPLSATFTPNTKWRFSLGGYAAWLFSSNFYGTVSDGYIRNGGPTGEKVIIDKASFDFGTDVRKFDIGLQGGAMRKVGRKLEVMGNLSWGLKPIFPDDFKGLDFPLYNIYLTLGVAYKI from the coding sequence ATGAATATTAAATTCAAAGGACTGTTGGCCGTTATGCTGTTGGCAGCTGGACAACTGTTTGCGCAGGAAAATAATAACAACAATAAAAATACGCCCACCTTTACACCAGGCCTGGAACATCGTATTCTGGCCGGGTTCAACTTCGGCGCTACCGCACCGGTAGGATTACCCAACACTATCCGCCGGATCAATAGTTTCCGGCCCGAATTCAGTCCCTCCCTGGGATATGAACTGTCTTACCGCATTACCTCCAAATGGGGCGCTTCACTGGCTGTGAAACTCGATTATAAGGGTATGGCCACTAAAGACGAAGTACTGTATTTCCCTACCATCATCACCACAGAAGATGGCGGCAGCTTTTCAGGTAACTTCAGCGGTAAAAACAAAACAATTGTGCGCAACGCCTATGTGGCTTTCCCGCTAAGCGCCACTTTTACACCTAATACCAAATGGCGCTTCAGCCTTGGTGGTTACGCGGCATGGCTGTTCAGCTCTAACTTTTACGGTACCGTATCCGATGGTTATATCCGCAATGGAGGCCCTACCGGCGAGAAAGTAATCATCGACAAAGCCTCCTTCGACTTTGGTACCGATGTACGGAAATTCGATATTGGTTTGCAAGGCGGCGCTATGAGAAAAGTAGGCCGTAAGCTGGAAGTAATGGGTAACCTCTCCTGGGGATTAAAACCCATTTTCCCGGATGACTTTAAAGGACTGGATTTCCCATTGTATAATATCTATCTGACACTGGGAGTGGCTTATAAAATCTGA
- a CDS encoding S10 family peptidase, giving the protein MNAINKAIWLPLLATGLAGLQPVLAQQPAKPAPKTELTGANPGLSLNPDTAVTSFHDVTIKGQKVPYKAVAGTQPVWDQDGKVMAGLFYTYYERTDVKDRASRPLVISFNGGPGTPSVWMQIAYTGPRLLNIDDEGYPVQPYGIHENPQSILDIADIVYIDPANTGFSRINKDAPRDKFFGVNADIKYLAEWINTFVSRHNRWASPKYLIGESYGTTRVSGLALELQNAQWMYLNGVILVSPTDLGISRNGPVDAALSLPYYAATAWYHKALTADLQQKDLTTMLPEVEHFTIHELIPAISQGGFLDEQKRKEIASRMARYSGLSEKVILQHNLNIPPDFFWKELLRDRGYTVGRLDSRYLGQDKEDAGNNPDYNAELTSWLHAFTPAINIYLREELKFPTDLKYMMFGPVHPWDRNGDRTGENLRQAMAANPYLNVMIQSGYYDGACDYFNAKYSMWQLDPGRKLKNRLSWKGYRSGHMMYLRKDDLTTGNDDIRDFIKKSLPKAGQPAKY; this is encoded by the coding sequence ATGAACGCAATCAACAAAGCCATATGGCTGCCTCTGCTGGCAACCGGACTGGCAGGGCTGCAACCGGTATTAGCGCAACAACCCGCTAAACCTGCACCTAAAACAGAACTCACAGGAGCCAACCCTGGTCTTTCCCTTAATCCGGACACAGCTGTTACCAGTTTTCACGACGTCACTATCAAAGGACAAAAGGTTCCTTACAAAGCCGTTGCCGGCACCCAGCCTGTATGGGACCAGGATGGTAAAGTGATGGCCGGCCTCTTTTATACCTATTATGAAAGAACAGATGTAAAAGACCGCGCCTCCCGGCCACTGGTTATTTCTTTCAATGGCGGCCCTGGTACGCCCTCTGTCTGGATGCAGATCGCCTACACCGGGCCCCGCCTCCTGAATATCGATGATGAAGGTTATCCGGTACAACCCTATGGCATACACGAAAATCCGCAGTCTATTCTTGATATTGCAGACATCGTGTATATAGATCCCGCCAATACCGGCTTTTCAAGGATCAATAAAGATGCACCACGCGATAAATTCTTCGGTGTGAATGCCGATATAAAATATCTCGCCGAATGGATCAATACCTTTGTGTCCCGGCATAACCGCTGGGCTTCTCCTAAATACCTGATCGGCGAAAGTTATGGGACCACCCGTGTGTCTGGTCTCGCGCTGGAATTACAGAATGCGCAGTGGATGTATCTGAATGGTGTAATACTGGTATCTCCCACTGATCTGGGTATTTCCCGTAACGGCCCTGTAGATGCTGCTTTGAGCCTTCCATATTATGCAGCTACTGCCTGGTACCACAAAGCCCTGACCGCTGACCTCCAGCAAAAAGATCTGACAACCATGCTACCTGAAGTGGAGCACTTCACTATTCATGAATTGATCCCGGCCATCAGCCAGGGTGGTTTCCTGGATGAACAGAAAAGGAAAGAGATAGCCAGCCGTATGGCCCGTTACTCCGGCCTTTCCGAGAAAGTGATCCTCCAACACAACCTGAACATACCGCCCGACTTTTTCTGGAAAGAACTACTGAGAGACAGGGGGTATACCGTAGGCCGCCTGGATTCCCGCTATCTGGGACAGGACAAGGAAGATGCCGGCAATAATCCCGACTACAACGCCGAGCTGACTTCCTGGCTCCATGCCTTTACGCCGGCTATCAACATCTACCTGCGTGAAGAGCTGAAATTTCCTACTGACCTGAAATATATGATGTTCGGCCCGGTACATCCCTGGGACCGCAATGGAGATAGAACAGGTGAAAACCTGCGCCAGGCGATGGCTGCCAATCCTTACTTAAACGTGATGATACAGTCCGGTTATTACGATGGTGCCTGTGATTACTTCAATGCCAAATACAGCATGTGGCAACTGGACCCTGGTAGAAAGCTTAAAAACCGGCTGTCCTGGAAAGGCTACCGCAGTGGTCATATGATGTACCTCCGCAAAGATGATCTGACCACCGGCAATGATGATATCCGTGATTTCATTAAGAAATCCCTGCCTAAAGCCGGCCAGCCAGCCAAATACTAA
- a CDS encoding AraC family transcriptional regulator: protein MEDFKPELIIEEVDRVPESAYIWHWKTEHHFPFHKHNKGQLTYVEGGVAFLYTRDKTYFLPARHYMWVPAGVEHYFAHRYPANFVRTIYFFLDEDDEQDPFYRRTGIYPVNNLLLEMILYTAKWDKDVLPGTKGYRFVKAIKNILPDISTSPLPINLPTTENSRLQPVLKYIQANLAEPLTLESISAAFNISERTLTRLFRSTMDISFFQYLKLARMIRAMGYLLETEKTISEIAWDTGYNSVSAFSNTFFKLVGKRPSDFQLR from the coding sequence ATGGAAGATTTTAAACCAGAACTGATCATTGAGGAGGTGGATAGGGTCCCGGAATCCGCCTATATATGGCATTGGAAAACGGAACATCATTTCCCCTTCCATAAGCATAACAAAGGACAACTCACCTATGTTGAAGGAGGTGTTGCTTTTTTATATACACGGGATAAGACCTACTTTCTGCCAGCCCGCCACTATATGTGGGTGCCGGCAGGGGTAGAACATTATTTTGCGCATCGTTATCCCGCCAATTTTGTGCGGACTATTTACTTTTTTTTAGATGAAGATGATGAACAGGACCCGTTTTACAGGCGCACCGGCATCTATCCGGTAAACAACCTGTTGCTGGAGATGATCCTCTATACCGCCAAATGGGACAAAGATGTGCTGCCGGGCACCAAAGGCTACCGGTTTGTCAAGGCCATTAAAAACATTCTGCCGGATATCAGTACCTCACCGCTCCCCATCAATCTGCCAACCACCGAAAATTCCAGACTACAACCTGTACTCAAATACATACAGGCCAACCTGGCTGAACCACTTACGCTCGAGAGCATCAGCGCAGCTTTCAATATCAGTGAACGTACACTTACCCGGCTGTTCCGTTCCACAATGGACATCTCTTTTTTCCAGTACCTGAAGCTGGCCCGCATGATACGGGCGATGGGATATCTGCTGGAAACAGAAAAAACAATCAGTGAAATAGCCTGGGACACTGGCTACAACAGTGTGTCCGCTTTCAGCAATACTTTCTTTAAACTGGTCGGCAAACGTCCCTCGGATTTTCAGTTGCGCTGA
- a CDS encoding TolC family protein has product MLTALFTSKIAIGQNPEQSPITLTDVWNKAAVYNKQLQMQYLRVQGSQQQVKAARDERLPEIKANGTYARVSNLAMYEKGLFNAPSQFPVVHQFYQVGADAYLNLYNGGKTSREIQVRQTESELAQEQSNLTGTEIRYKAANHYLDIYRFRMYEKVLLLDIKEREKELEEIRQLMKNGVVLKSDVLRAELKLSNQKVTLLEIRNSLQIANQRLNIMIGQSDSIDNKLALDTLDLSSIPQKSYEAYLADANEHSFAFKISEKETALSELKLKEVKSNILPKVGLYAEYAYTYPQIQFFPYAISLYGLGQVGVKAGMPISALYQNKHKREAAKINLERQEIEHADTQDQVRQEVRAAYLRYTEALERIRVAQENILQAQENFRIVNNTYFNQLSLLTDLLDAETQLLQSRFDLTTAEVTAQLQYYQLLKATGNL; this is encoded by the coding sequence TTGCTTACCGCATTATTTACCAGCAAAATAGCCATTGGTCAGAACCCTGAGCAAAGCCCCATAACGTTAACGGATGTATGGAATAAAGCCGCAGTTTACAACAAACAATTGCAGATGCAATATCTCCGTGTACAAGGCTCCCAACAACAGGTGAAAGCAGCTCGAGACGAGCGTCTTCCGGAAATAAAAGCAAATGGTACTTACGCCAGAGTGTCTAACCTGGCCATGTACGAGAAAGGGTTGTTTAATGCCCCCTCCCAGTTTCCGGTAGTACATCAATTCTATCAGGTAGGAGCAGATGCCTATCTCAACCTTTACAATGGCGGTAAAACATCCCGGGAGATACAGGTCAGACAAACAGAAAGCGAGCTGGCCCAGGAGCAAAGCAATCTTACCGGTACAGAGATAAGATACAAGGCAGCCAATCATTATCTGGATATATACCGGTTTCGCATGTACGAAAAAGTATTGTTACTGGATATTAAAGAAAGAGAGAAAGAACTGGAAGAGATCCGACAATTGATGAAGAACGGTGTGGTACTGAAAAGTGATGTGTTGCGTGCAGAACTGAAACTCTCCAACCAGAAAGTGACCCTGCTGGAAATACGTAACAGTCTGCAGATCGCCAACCAGCGGCTCAATATCATGATCGGGCAGTCAGACAGTATTGACAACAAACTGGCACTGGACACGCTGGATCTTTCCTCCATACCGCAGAAGAGTTATGAAGCATATCTGGCAGATGCTAACGAACATTCTTTTGCGTTTAAGATTTCAGAGAAGGAAACCGCTCTGAGCGAATTAAAACTTAAAGAGGTAAAATCCAATATACTGCCCAAAGTAGGTCTGTACGCCGAATACGCCTATACGTACCCGCAAATCCAGTTCTTCCCTTATGCTATCAGCCTGTATGGCCTGGGACAGGTAGGTGTGAAAGCCGGTATGCCTATTTCGGCGCTGTACCAGAACAAACATAAGAGGGAAGCCGCAAAGATCAACCTCGAACGCCAGGAGATAGAACATGCCGATACTCAGGACCAGGTGCGCCAGGAAGTAAGAGCGGCTTATCTCCGTTATACGGAAGCACTGGAACGTATAAGGGTGGCACAGGAAAACATTCTTCAGGCACAGGAAAATTTCCGGATCGTTAATAATACCTACTTCAACCAGCTGTCTTTACTCACAGATCTGCTGGACGCGGAAACACAGCTGTTACAGTCCCGTTTCGACCTCACCACGGCAGAGGTGACCGCACAACTGCAATACTATCAATTACTGAAAGCAACTGGCAACCTTTAA
- a CDS encoding HlyD family secretion protein, translated as MSNTNTKTKTNKTDRIISRVTTVVASIVVICLAIWGVKTLLHQWKFEETNDAQIDEYINPVVAKVTGYVKEIRYEENQEVKKGDTLVLIDNSEYAAQQQEADAALVNAEAQVSVIQSNVNTAGEMAKVYQSQIAAAKAKLRNQEQEYDRYKKLYDVESATKQQLDKVEAALEVARSDYNTSVGAYNAALAKINDARVQQSALQAEIKRRAAVVEKNNLTVSYTVITAPYNGKMGRRTIQPGQLLQAGQTLAYIVDWEAGKWVVANFKETQIRHMSIGETADIVVDAYPGRTFTGKIESLSGATGSRFSLLPPDNATGNFVKIAQRIPVRIRLNGTPQELRALSAGMSVNVSVSKVRR; from the coding sequence ATGAGCAACACAAACACTAAAACGAAAACGAACAAAACAGACAGGATTATCTCGAGGGTCACTACAGTTGTTGCCTCCATTGTTGTGATATGCCTTGCCATATGGGGCGTGAAAACACTGTTGCATCAATGGAAATTTGAAGAAACCAATGACGCACAGATTGATGAATATATTAACCCTGTGGTGGCTAAGGTGACGGGGTACGTAAAGGAAATCCGCTATGAGGAAAACCAGGAAGTGAAAAAAGGTGATACCCTGGTGCTGATAGACAACAGCGAGTATGCAGCGCAGCAACAGGAAGCAGATGCAGCTCTGGTGAATGCTGAAGCCCAGGTAAGTGTGATACAGAGTAATGTAAACACCGCCGGCGAAATGGCCAAAGTATACCAGTCGCAAATTGCTGCCGCCAAAGCCAAGTTGCGCAATCAGGAGCAGGAATACGATCGTTACAAAAAACTGTACGATGTGGAGTCTGCTACCAAACAACAACTGGATAAGGTAGAAGCCGCACTGGAAGTGGCCCGTTCAGACTATAACACGTCAGTAGGTGCTTACAACGCAGCCCTGGCAAAAATTAATGATGCCCGTGTACAACAGAGCGCGCTTCAGGCTGAAATCAAAAGAAGAGCGGCAGTAGTTGAAAAAAATAATCTCACTGTTTCCTATACTGTTATCACAGCACCCTACAATGGTAAAATGGGACGTCGTACCATACAGCCCGGACAGCTGTTACAGGCAGGACAAACACTGGCCTATATCGTAGACTGGGAAGCCGGTAAATGGGTGGTGGCGAATTTCAAGGAAACACAGATCCGTCATATGAGCATTGGTGAAACCGCGGATATTGTGGTAGATGCTTATCCAGGCAGGACTTTTACCGGTAAAATAGAATCTCTGTCCGGAGCCACCGGCAGCCGTTTTTCCCTGTTGCCTCCTGACAACGCTACCGGTAACTTCGTCAAGATAGCCCAGCGTATTCCGGTGCGTATCCGGCTCAACGGAACGCCGCAAGAGCTGAGAGCCTTATCTGCCGGTATGAGTGTGAATGTATCCGTGTCTAAAGTCCGTCGCTGA
- a CDS encoding MFS transporter — protein sequence MSKKRIFRSWAPEWLTRLTIFVVLLPTVMLFALSTANVGAATGFYGVEPADIQFSMLLYYAALASFTPLERRFFSRVSTKEYFLICLVLQVLISYACYHTRTLPVLFVCRFLQGVVNCGVTSICLTLLFGGLKSEHAREIGYTLFYTMILCSASLTSLVTAPLVDNYEYNVLYKMIIYTFVPGGILLLLLMNKVHLVRRVPLYQLDWASFFLYSPILILLAYVFTYGQQYYWLQDESIVWSIVAIIFLATVFVTRQLTRKRPFIHQEVFLSRAFLFGIFLVGMLYLIRGAFSITTTYFSTVLGMDPINLYELLIYNILGILIGAVIAGRLIIKKRPMQFIWLAGFFLLLLFHGGMYFLFASEADMRTFIIPLLLQGMGAGMVFTPILLFTISSVPEGISQSAAAVGVFIRFAFFGLSTALINYFSLFYSKIHGMRLSDHVSRTDYGLQERLNLYQSSLAARGMQPDLAAKAATGLLDKALQKQAFLKYAMDYYEMVVILILGLMLLIIMAPFINRIIIDVKAKQPAAATF from the coding sequence ATGAGCAAGAAACGTATTTTCAGATCATGGGCGCCCGAGTGGCTGACCAGGCTCACCATCTTCGTGGTATTGCTTCCTACCGTCATGCTGTTTGCGCTGTCTACAGCCAATGTAGGAGCGGCTACAGGATTCTATGGCGTAGAGCCGGCAGACATCCAGTTTTCCATGCTGTTGTATTATGCAGCACTGGCCAGTTTTACACCGCTGGAACGGCGTTTTTTTAGCCGTGTTTCCACCAAGGAGTATTTTCTCATCTGCCTGGTTTTGCAGGTGCTGATCAGCTATGCCTGTTATCATACCAGAACATTACCGGTACTCTTTGTATGCCGTTTTTTACAGGGAGTCGTAAACTGCGGTGTCACCAGTATTTGTCTGACATTGCTTTTCGGCGGATTGAAGTCAGAGCATGCCCGGGAAATAGGGTACACTCTTTTTTATACAATGATCCTGTGCTCTGCTTCCTTAACCTCACTGGTGACGGCGCCTCTTGTAGATAATTATGAATACAACGTACTGTATAAAATGATCATCTACACTTTTGTACCGGGTGGCATCTTATTGCTGTTGCTGATGAACAAGGTGCATCTGGTGAGAAGGGTGCCGCTGTATCAGCTGGACTGGGCCAGCTTTTTCCTGTATAGCCCGATCCTGATTCTGTTAGCTTATGTGTTCACCTACGGTCAGCAATACTATTGGCTGCAGGACGAATCCATTGTATGGAGCATTGTTGCTATCATCTTCCTGGCGACAGTTTTTGTAACCCGGCAGCTTACACGTAAACGACCATTTATTCATCAGGAAGTTTTTTTGTCGAGGGCTTTCCTGTTTGGTATATTTCTCGTTGGTATGCTTTATCTGATCAGAGGAGCATTCAGTATCACCACTACCTACTTTTCAACGGTGCTGGGCATGGACCCTATCAATCTGTATGAGCTGCTGATCTATAATATACTGGGCATATTGATCGGAGCTGTTATTGCAGGAAGGCTGATAATAAAGAAACGGCCTATGCAGTTCATCTGGCTGGCCGGTTTTTTTCTGTTGTTACTTTTTCACGGCGGGATGTATTTCCTCTTTGCCTCGGAAGCAGACATGCGTACTTTTATTATACCGCTGCTACTGCAAGGGATGGGTGCCGGAATGGTGTTTACACCCATCTTGTTGTTTACGATATCTTCTGTGCCGGAAGGTATTAGTCAGTCGGCCGCCGCTGTAGGGGTGTTTATCCGTTTTGCCTTCTTTGGGTTAAGCACGGCGCTGATCAACTATTTCTCCCTTTTCTATTCCAAAATCCATGGCATGCGTTTGAGCGACCATGTTTCCCGTACAGACTACGGATTACAGGAGCGTTTGAACCTGTATCAGTCCAGTCTCGCAGCGAGAGGCATGCAGCCCGATCTTGCCGCAAAAGCGGCCACTGGCCTATTAGACAAAGCATTACAGAAACAGGCTTTTCTGAAATATGCCATGGACTACTATGAAATGGTGGTGATATTGATTTTGGGATTGATGTTGCTCATTATTATGGCGCCGTTTATTAACCGCATTATTATTGATGTAAAAGCCAAACAACCGGCTGCTGCAACGTTTTAA
- a CDS encoding TlpA family protein disulfide reductase, which yields MKLSTSTRIILLLTGLYTSSYAQQKTVIIKGTVVGDTKGYNRIDMYSRNPDRYDSLSVVNKTFTLELPFEAPYRQMFSSLHDSKVLGGYAPQGILIDKPGTYQIIAKIDSTGTKFSARNGDAQQVYAAFSADMDKAWKTNEKTLQQKYGKDILKQLNGKGEPNAAAAADLETLENASAKKLVTQYVSKNPGSYAAAVILQRNSRALDNTTLATLYQRLSPAIKSLREAAAVATEISARKLSVDGATPADFTLKNAADQSIRLSDYKGKYLLIDFWASWCGPCRASFPHMRELYNQYKGKNFEILSISTDRDKAAWLKAMKEDNNPWAQAHDPKSEVAKDLFNVQVLPTLYLISPEGKIIAQKLEGTALDKKLQELLQ from the coding sequence ATGAAACTCTCAACAAGCACCCGTATCATACTGCTGCTCACTGGTTTGTATACCAGCAGCTATGCACAGCAGAAAACTGTTATTATCAAAGGCACCGTCGTGGGCGATACCAAAGGGTACAACCGCATAGACATGTACTCACGGAATCCTGACAGATATGATTCTTTGTCTGTCGTAAACAAAACTTTTACGCTGGAACTACCTTTTGAAGCACCTTACCGGCAGATGTTTTCCTCTCTGCATGATTCCAAAGTACTGGGTGGTTATGCGCCACAGGGTATTCTAATAGATAAACCCGGCACATACCAGATAATTGCAAAAATAGACAGCACCGGTACTAAGTTTTCAGCTCGCAATGGTGATGCTCAGCAAGTATATGCTGCATTTTCTGCAGACATGGATAAAGCCTGGAAAACAAATGAAAAAACACTGCAGCAGAAATATGGCAAAGACATTTTAAAACAGCTGAATGGCAAGGGAGAGCCTAATGCAGCAGCAGCGGCAGATCTGGAAACATTGGAAAATGCATCCGCTAAAAAGCTGGTAACACAATATGTCAGCAAAAATCCCGGTTCTTATGCAGCAGCTGTTATCCTGCAACGCAACAGCCGCGCCTTGGATAATACAACGCTGGCGACCCTTTACCAGCGGCTTAGCCCCGCTATTAAATCACTTCGGGAAGCAGCAGCGGTGGCCACTGAAATCTCTGCCCGGAAACTCAGCGTTGATGGCGCTACACCGGCTGATTTTACATTAAAAAATGCTGCCGATCAGAGCATACGTTTGTCAGACTACAAAGGTAAATATCTGCTGATTGATTTCTGGGCCAGCTGGTGCGGCCCCTGCAGAGCGTCTTTCCCACATATGCGGGAACTGTACAACCAGTACAAAGGGAAAAATTTTGAAATACTCAGTATCTCCACTGACCGTGATAAGGCAGCCTGGCTAAAAGCGATGAAAGAAGATAACAATCCCTGGGCACAGGCACATGATCCCAAAAGTGAAGTAGCCAAAGACCTGTTTAATGTACAGGTATTACCCACACTGTATCTTATAAGTCCGGAAGGCAAAATCATCGCCCAAAAACTCGAAGGCACAGCACTGGATAAAAAACTACAGGAGCTCTTACAGTAA
- a CDS encoding RagB/SusD family nutrient uptake outer membrane protein — protein sequence MKKYAYILLLSICFLSACQKGFLDQGPLDKFTDDMIWKDSSLVNLYIANIYSGIISQYDRAGGELMMSITDEGEANRPYLQSQQVNLGQYNSSTGVFADVWTSGYTSIRKCNQLLDQLQSAPFSAALQQRMRGEAYFLRAYFYMEIYAHFGAFPIIQKPLGLTDELAIPRATPQECIRFIVQDLETAASLLPVKHEAAQTGRATQGACYAMKCRLLLNTLDYQGAADAAQKVIDLKQYQLFPDFKSLFQPGNDNNVEVIFDKQFGSLQSKQKHSLNDYEYPRNFTGFASGINDPTQNIVDAFMMKDGKPWNTSSLYNPEQPYANRDPRFYSSVLYDGIFFRGEVLDLQKGSAANPSDRGTPTGYYLKKFLDTTYDLKGVSVPNFNNCIIMRLAEIYLNYAECQLKLGNTEEARTYVNLIRVRAGMPVIPAGEMTWDKYVEERTVELAFEGQRWFDIRRWQKGPELIGQPIYGMVVNVVNGKRTYSRTKIEDRVFTAPMMYLFPIPLDVLNKYPAGKELRQNPEWK from the coding sequence ATGAAAAAATACGCATATATACTACTGCTCAGTATTTGCTTCCTGAGCGCCTGTCAGAAAGGGTTTCTGGATCAGGGGCCACTGGATAAATTCACCGATGATATGATCTGGAAAGATAGCAGCCTGGTGAATCTCTATATTGCCAATATCTATTCCGGTATTATTTCTCAATATGACCGGGCAGGTGGAGAACTGATGATGAGCATTACAGATGAAGGAGAAGCCAACCGTCCCTATCTGCAATCACAACAGGTAAACCTGGGCCAGTATAATTCCAGCACCGGCGTTTTCGCGGATGTATGGACCTCCGGCTATACCAGCATCCGGAAATGTAATCAGCTATTGGACCAACTACAGTCCGCTCCCTTCAGCGCCGCGCTGCAACAACGCATGAGAGGGGAAGCCTATTTTCTGCGTGCCTACTTTTATATGGAAATCTATGCTCACTTCGGGGCCTTTCCTATCATACAAAAGCCCTTGGGACTGACTGATGAACTGGCCATCCCCAGAGCTACGCCACAGGAATGCATTCGTTTTATAGTGCAGGACCTCGAAACAGCAGCATCGTTGTTGCCTGTAAAACATGAAGCCGCTCAAACAGGGAGGGCTACACAAGGTGCCTGCTACGCCATGAAATGCAGACTCCTGCTGAATACACTGGACTATCAAGGTGCTGCTGATGCGGCCCAAAAAGTGATAGACCTCAAACAATACCAGTTGTTCCCCGATTTTAAATCCCTCTTTCAGCCTGGCAATGATAACAATGTCGAAGTCATCTTCGATAAACAATTTGGCAGTCTGCAAAGTAAACAGAAACATTCCCTGAATGATTACGAATACCCCAGGAATTTTACCGGCTTCGCCAGTGGTATCAATGATCCTACCCAGAACATTGTAGACGCTTTTATGATGAAAGACGGTAAACCCTGGAACACTTCATCATTGTATAATCCGGAGCAACCTTATGCCAACAGGGATCCGCGCTTCTACAGCAGTGTGTTGTATGATGGTATTTTTTTCCGGGGAGAAGTGCTTGACCTCCAGAAAGGCAGCGCCGCCAATCCATCCGATAGAGGTACCCCTACCGGCTATTACCTGAAAAAGTTTCTCGACACCACCTATGACCTGAAAGGTGTGTCAGTGCCCAACTTCAACAACTGTATTATCATGAGGCTGGCAGAAATATATCTCAACTATGCTGAGTGTCAGCTGAAGCTGGGCAATACAGAAGAAGCCAGGACCTATGTCAATCTCATCAGAGTACGTGCAGGCATGCCCGTTATTCCGGCCGGAGAAATGACCTGGGATAAATATGTGGAAGAAAGGACGGTGGAACTGGCTTTTGAAGGACAGCGCTGGTTTGATATACGCCGCTGGCAGAAAGGCCCGGAGCTGATAGGGCAACCTATCTATGGAATGGTGGTAAACGTTGTCAATGGCAAACGAACCTATAGCCGCACTAAAATTGAAGACCGGGTTTTCACGGCTCCGATGATGTATCTCTTTCCTATTCCGCTGGATGTACTCAATAAATATCCCGCAGGAAAAGAACTCCGCCAGAATCCCGAATGGAAATAG